The following are encoded together in the Daucus carota subsp. sativus chromosome 5, DH1 v3.0, whole genome shotgun sequence genome:
- the LOC108221070 gene encoding uncharacterized protein LOC108221070 isoform X5 — MNSNSQVVKGATRIILAALSLALESMQAEGCWIHFYKDSAENIKKSRTNSPGIANVESSLKDNGGYSRSSLSKVVQNSPYAFLVETTNKVCKDIPQSGTQLRRNYGHDITSQITNRGLERTPLSVTGGSTLSLIATSIGERSTPGTSLTNETTKTTEHPEFGRAEN; from the exons ATGAATTCAAATTCCCAGGTCGTAAAAGGAGCAACGAGAATCATCCTAGCAGCTCTTTCTCTG GCATTGGAGAGCATGCAGGCGGAAGGGTGCTGGATTCATTTCTACAAAGACAGTGCCGAGAACATCAAGAAGTCCAGGACCAATTCTCCAGGGATTGCCAATGTTGAAAGCTCTCTTAAAGATAATGGAG GATACAGTCGGTCTTCGCTGTCTAAAGTTGTTCAGAATTCACCCTATGCGTTCTTAGTGGAAACCACAAACAAAG TTTGCAAAGATATTCCGCAGTCTGGGACCCAACTTCGTCGGAATTATGGACATGATATCACCTCCCAGATAACAAACAGAG GTCTTGAACGTACTCCGCTTAGTGTTACAGGAGGTAGTACGCTGTCACTGATAGCAACGAGTATCGGCGAGAGGTCCACCCCCGGCACATCCCTGACTAATGAGACCACTAAGACAacag AACATCCCGAATTTGGACGCGCGGAAAACTGA
- the LOC108221070 gene encoding uncharacterized protein LOC108221070 isoform X4 codes for MVVKGATRIILAALSLALESMQAEGCWIHFYKDSAENIKKSRTNSPGIANVESSLKDNGGYSRSSLSKVVQNSPYAFLVETTNKVCKDIPQSGTQLRRNYGHDITSQITNRGLERTPLSVTGGSTLSLIATSIGERSTPGTSLTNETTKTTGRRGRVPCGNLHRAHNFLIEINN; via the exons ATG GTCGTAAAAGGAGCAACGAGAATCATCCTAGCAGCTCTTTCTCTG GCATTGGAGAGCATGCAGGCGGAAGGGTGCTGGATTCATTTCTACAAAGACAGTGCCGAGAACATCAAGAAGTCCAGGACCAATTCTCCAGGGATTGCCAATGTTGAAAGCTCTCTTAAAGATAATGGAG GATACAGTCGGTCTTCGCTGTCTAAAGTTGTTCAGAATTCACCCTATGCGTTCTTAGTGGAAACCACAAACAAAG TTTGCAAAGATATTCCGCAGTCTGGGACCCAACTTCGTCGGAATTATGGACATGATATCACCTCCCAGATAACAAACAGAG GTCTTGAACGTACTCCGCTTAGTGTTACAGGAGGTAGTACGCTGTCACTGATAGCAACGAGTATCGGCGAGAGGTCCACCCCCGGCACATCCCTGACTAATGAGACCACTAAGACAacag GACGGAGAGGACGTGTTCCTTGTGGAAATCTGCACCGGGCTCATAATTTCTTAATAGAAATCAATAATTAG
- the LOC108221070 gene encoding uncharacterized protein LOC108221070 isoform X2: protein MITLKTEILGYVFVGGSHKHKRWQLISLVWHSHNIYMARKDGEDFYVDIGDSESGKNVAREDMSSKDMLDTGNAMEALTRVDLDLAYSSEKSVNLDTLMMHVWAWEKEFEALATDDISVDCIEKALAYDFFSGILESEWRLNCTFWRVSKAITGECTGNEDAVNQVANDIPGVQSNLLEI from the exons ATGATCACACTAAAGACTGAAATATTAGGGTATGTGTTTGTAGGTGGGAGTCATAAACACAAAAGATGGCAACTAATAAGTCTTG TTTGGCATTCCCATAACATATATATGGCAAGGAAAGATGGTGAAGATTTTTATGTTGATATTGGTGATTCAGAGTCTGGGAAAAATGTAGCACGTGAAGATATGTCGTCTAAAGACATGTTGGATACAGGAAATGCCATGGAAGCTTTAACCAGAGTGGACTTGGACTTGGCATACTCTTCCGAGAAATCAGTTAATCTAGACACACTTATGATGCATGTTTGGGCATGGGAaaaagaatttgaagctctggcTACAGATGATATATCTGTTGATTGCATAGAGAAAGCATTGGCATATGATTTCTTTTCGGGTATCTTAGAATCAGAG TGGAGGTTAAATTGTACATTCTGGCGAGTCTCTAAAGCAATCACAGGAGAATGCACTGGAAATGAAGATGCAGTTAACCAAGTTGCAAATGACATCCCTGGCGTTCAATCCAACCTATT GGAAATATAA
- the LOC108221070 gene encoding uncharacterized protein LOC108221070 isoform X3 produces the protein MNSNSQVVKGATRIILAALSLALESMQAEGCWIHFYKDSAENIKKSRTNSPGIANVESSLKDNGGYSRSSLSKVVQNSPYAFLVETTNKVCKDIPQSGTQLRRNYGHDITSQITNRGLERTPLSVTGGSTLSLIATSIGERSTPGTSLTNETTKTTGRRGRVPCGNLHRAHNFLIEINN, from the exons ATGAATTCAAATTCCCAGGTCGTAAAAGGAGCAACGAGAATCATCCTAGCAGCTCTTTCTCTG GCATTGGAGAGCATGCAGGCGGAAGGGTGCTGGATTCATTTCTACAAAGACAGTGCCGAGAACATCAAGAAGTCCAGGACCAATTCTCCAGGGATTGCCAATGTTGAAAGCTCTCTTAAAGATAATGGAG GATACAGTCGGTCTTCGCTGTCTAAAGTTGTTCAGAATTCACCCTATGCGTTCTTAGTGGAAACCACAAACAAAG TTTGCAAAGATATTCCGCAGTCTGGGACCCAACTTCGTCGGAATTATGGACATGATATCACCTCCCAGATAACAAACAGAG GTCTTGAACGTACTCCGCTTAGTGTTACAGGAGGTAGTACGCTGTCACTGATAGCAACGAGTATCGGCGAGAGGTCCACCCCCGGCACATCCCTGACTAATGAGACCACTAAGACAacag GACGGAGAGGACGTGTTCCTTGTGGAAATCTGCACCGGGCTCATAATTTCTTAATAGAAATCAATAATTAG
- the LOC108221070 gene encoding WPP domain-interacting tail-anchored protein 2 isoform X1, whose protein sequence is MITLKTEILGYVFVGGSHKHKRWQLISLVWHSHNIYMARKDGEDFYVDIGDSESGKNVAREDMSSKDMLDTGNAMEALTRVDLDLAYSSEKSVNLDTLMMHVWAWEKEFEALATDDISVDCIEKALAYDFFSGILESEVRAPENFMSTLQLQMVDARLKISSCGHLREFFTAVEVKLYILASL, encoded by the exons ATGATCACACTAAAGACTGAAATATTAGGGTATGTGTTTGTAGGTGGGAGTCATAAACACAAAAGATGGCAACTAATAAGTCTTG TTTGGCATTCCCATAACATATATATGGCAAGGAAAGATGGTGAAGATTTTTATGTTGATATTGGTGATTCAGAGTCTGGGAAAAATGTAGCACGTGAAGATATGTCGTCTAAAGACATGTTGGATACAGGAAATGCCATGGAAGCTTTAACCAGAGTGGACTTGGACTTGGCATACTCTTCCGAGAAATCAGTTAATCTAGACACACTTATGATGCATGTTTGGGCATGGGAaaaagaatttgaagctctggcTACAGATGATATATCTGTTGATTGCATAGAGAAAGCATTGGCATATGATTTCTTTTCGGGTATCTTAGAATCAGAGGTAAGAGCACCGGAAAATTTCATGAGTACCCTTCAACTTCAGATGGTTGATGCACGGCTTAAAATATCTTCATGCGGCCACTTAAGAGAATTTTTCACTGCAGTGGAGGTTAAATTGTACATTCTGGCGAGTCTCTAA